The Castanea sativa cultivar Marrone di Chiusa Pesio chromosome 11, ASM4071231v1 genome contains a region encoding:
- the LOC142616148 gene encoding uncharacterized protein LOC142616148 has protein sequence MIVGGTMTVESSKKARKTYLRTVQNIQMTSSVPKMTRIDNPPIGFSEEDARRLHHPHDDALVVTIQAGDYNIHQVLVDNGSSADILYYLAFQQMGIKRERLVPTNAPLVGFRGARVFPLGVVTLAVTVGDYPQRITRNVAFLVVDCSSAYNAIIGRPTLNSWKAVTSTYHLMIKFPTDYGIGELRGDQVSAHECYVAMIEMDNHIQAMNIEECRVATEPVERLEGVPLGESHPERTTKISTLADPTVRQELATFLKENQDVFAWSHEDMPGINPSVMVHSAALVREDDRVQRPVYYVSKALHGAEERYPPMEKLVFALVTAARKLKPCFQAHTIVILTDKPLRRVMGSLGAAGRMALWSIELSEFDIQYRPHTAIKGQAVADFIAKLTSAEGEEAENPQWNVFTDGSSNKKAGGAGVVLKSPKGDEIECMIRLDFPTTNNEAEYEALIAGLDLAKAVDAANVVIHYDSQVVTSQVNGEYECKGEKMKKYWEQAKMRMDGLQAKIVQIPRGENEKADRLAKTASAESMVTIDKVLSFIQPSPLIDVLNILEIGSENNWTTPLISYLKDGTLPDGKDVARKLKVQSARFVLIKDVLYERGFSRPYLRCLGPKEADYVMREVHEGICGNHSGSRSLVHKLIRAGYYWPTMQNDAPVYVKACDKCQRFSNFIRQPAEELTPITAPWPFTQ, from the exons atgattgtaggtgGCACCATGACCGTCGAGTCatccaagaaagcccgaaagacatacCTCAGAACGGTTCAGAACATCCAAATGACAAGTTCTGTGCCCAAAATGACGCGGATTGACAATCCCCCCATTGGATTCTCAGAAGAAGACGCCCGGCGTCTTCACCatccccatgacgacgcgctgGTCGTCACCATACAGGCAGGAGACTATAACATACACCAAGTCCTCGTCGACAACGGtagttcagcagacatcctctactaccttGCTTTCCAACAAATGGGAATTAAAAGGGAACGACTGGTTCCGACTAACGCCCCGCTCGTTGGCTTTAGAGGAGCAAGGGTATTTCCACTTGGCGTTGTCACTTTGGCAGTAACTGTTGGAGACTATCCACAGCGGATCACCAGGAATGTAGCATTCCTTGTAGTCGATTGCTCGTCagcctacaatgccatcataggacgtccaaccctcaactcatggaaagcCGTAACATCGACgtaccatttgatgataaaattcccaacTGATTATGGAATTGGAGAATTAAGAGGAGATCAAGTATCCGCACACGAATGTTACGTAGCCATGATAGAGATGGACAACCACATTCAGGCCATGAACATAGAGGAATGTCGGGTGGCGACAGAGCCCGTCGAGAGGCTCGAAGGCGTACCTCTTGGTGAATCTCACCCGGAGCGGACGACCAAAATCAGCACCCTGGCAGACCCGACGGTACGTCAAGAACTTGCGACTTTCTTAAAAGAAAACCAGGAcgtgttcgcatggagccacgaagacatgccaggaatcAACCCGTCAGTCATGGTacacag TGCAGCCTTAGTTAGAGAAGACGACAGGGTCCAAAGGCCTGTGTACTATGTGAGCAAGGCACTGCATGGTgcagaagagagatatccccccatggaAAAACTTGTCTTCGCTCTGGTCACAGCGGCCCGAAAACTCAAGCCATGCTTCCAAGCCCATACGATAGTCATCCTAACTGACAAGCCTTTACGGCGTGTAATGGGCAGCCTTGGAGCTGCCGGACGAATGGCATTATGGTCAATAGAGTTGAGCGAATTTGacatacaatatcgcccccacaccgccatcaagggacaagcggtTGCCGACTTCATTGCAAAACTCACCAGCGCGGAAGGCGAGGAGGCAGAAAATCCACAATGGAACGTTTTTACAGATGGGTCgtccaacaagaaggctggtGGAGCAGGGGTCGTGCTTAAATCTCCAAAAGGCGACGAGATTGAATGTATGATTCGTCTCGATTTTCCTACAactaataatgaagctgagtatgaagccctgATAGCAGGTTTAGACCTTGCCAAAGCTGTAGATGCCGCGAACGTAGTTATTCACTACGACTCCCAGGTCGTTACAAGCCAAGTGAATGGcgagtacgagtgcaagggtgaaaaaatgaagaagtattGGGAGCAAGCGAAGATGAGGATGGATGGGCTGCAAGCCAAGATAGTCCAAATCCCAAGGGGAGAAAACGAGAAGGCCGACCGTCTTGCCAAAACCGCGTCCGCGGAGTCTATGGTAACTATCGACAAGGTGCTCTCTTTTATACAGCCTTCACCGCTCATAGACGTTCTCAATATACTGgaaattggttccgaaaacaattggaccacccCCCTGATCTCCTATCTAAAAGATGGTACGCTACCTGATGGGAAGGATGTCGCAAGGAAGCTGAAGGTCCAGTCAGCACGGTTCGTTTTGATAAAGGACGTCCTGTATGAGAGGGGCTTCTCTCGACCGTACTTAAGATGTTTAGGCCCCAAAGAAGCAGACTAcgttatgagagaagtacacgagggaATATGCGGCAACCACTCAGGGTCACGGTCATTAGTACATAAGTTGATTCGAGCCggatactactggccgacaatgcaaaatgacgcTCCGGTTTATGTAAAAGCTTGtgacaaatgtcaaaggttcagcaattTCATTAGACAGccggcggaagaattgacccccataacCGCCCCATGGCCATTCACCCAGTGA